A window of Flexistipes sp. genomic DNA:
GATAAGGCAGGCATTTGGTGTATTGAAAAGTGGCAAACCGTATGATCCGGATCATGCAAATAATTTAACTTTGGTTGCAAAAAATGCTTGACTTTTAACACGGAACATCTCGACCGGAACGGAGTGGAGCGGAGAGATCTTTACTGTTATATTGCAAAGAGACCTCTCGGCTTCGCTCGAGGTGACAATTACATGCATACTGTCTAACAGCGATAGTTAAATAGGATGTTACACATATTTACCAGTCTAAAAGACTGGTGCTAGCCGCAGGCATTCTTTCGAACAAAGTGAGAAATCTCTGCCATATAAAACGACATAATGAATAAATATGAGAGCTTTGAATAATTCAGGAAGCGCGGCTTCAGCCGTGCAAAGTTTATTCCGAGACCCAGTATTATCAAGCATGCGGGACTAAAGTAATGTATCCTACATATTTACCATCCTCCGGCTGGTGCTACCCACTTCCTGAAACGGAGAAAAAGACATTATTCAAAGCTCTTAATATACAACTGTGCTTAATATTGGGATATCTTCATGAGTGAAAACCCCGATATTAAGATAAAGTATTGTCAAATAGCACAAGTACAATAATTTTGGGAGGTTGCTAAAATTTATTGCTGAAGCCCTATAATTTTTATAGGCAGGGATGTGGAGAGGTAGAATAAAGGTAGAGGTAGAGGTTGAGGTAGAGGTTGAGGCAGAGGTTGAGAGAGTTGATTGGTTTTGGATGATATGGAGTAAGTAAAACGCAGGAACAATTATAGATATACAAATTTTTTCATTAAAGTACCTTTCTGAAAACCGGTTGGAAGATTTCTGGTGTCGTAAGAAAGGAATCCGGCTTTGTAAAATTTTTTTCTGACAGATGCACTGCACGCATATGTTACAATGCAGCCGTCATCTTTTAACAGATTATACAATTTTTTAAAAATGTTTATATTCCACATTTCAGGATTTTTGTTTTTACTAAACGGATCAAAAAAGATAACATCAAAAGGAAATGTTAAATACTCAAATACAGCCGTGGCATCATCAATAATAATATTTAAATCTATATTCTTAACAGGACCCCCTTCCAAAAGCTTTCGCAAAATACTGTATGAATGAACAGGCCAAAACAGATAATTGTTTTCCAGCAGCGACAGCACAGAGGGATCTTTTTCCACACTCAAAATGTTCAGTTTGTGTAGCCCTTGTTTTTTCAAATATTCATTTATCAGTACAGCCAGATTATATCCCAGTCCGAAACATATATCCAGCAGCCAAACTTCTCTATATCGTAGTTTCTCAAGTATTCCCGATGCAAAAACAAATTTATGGAGGCTCTCTGTATAAGCTCCTATGGACTTGGCATGGTATGCTTCATTATAAGTGAGATTATAATATGAAAAAGAACCATCAGCGGTTACAAAAGGTTTTTTATCATCTGTTAATGGGACTAAATTTGCCATCTTTGAAAATTATATGAAAATCCTCTTTTGATTTTTCAGGAAAATCCTCTCTAAAATGGGCACCGCGGCTTCCCTCTCTGCTGGCGGCTGCAAGAGCCATAAGTTTTCCGACATAAAACATGTTGATTCTTTCTCCTGTTTTTTGATTGGCTGGTTTTTTATCACTTATCATTTCCAGTTTTTCGTTAAAATAGCTGACAGCTTTTGCTAACCCGTCAAAGTTTCTTACAACACCGACATTTTCCCACATCGTTTCCTGAATTTCCTGAAGATAGACTTCGTATTTATCCGATAAATCTATTTCATCTTTATAATCAACATTATTTTTTTGAAGAGTCTTATGTTTGGAATCAACAATTGCAGCTTTTGCACTTCTACCGCCGAAAACAACCCCTTCAAGAAGTGAATTACTGGCAAGCCTGTTAGCTCCATGAACACCTGTGCATGCGGTTTCACCGGCAGCGTACAATCCTTCTATACTTGTGCGCCCCCACAAATCCGTTTCCACTCCGCCCATATAATAATGAGCAGCCGGACTTACGGGAATATATTCCTTTGTTATATCAAGACCGAAATCCAGGCAGGTATTGTATATTTTAGGGAATCTGTTTTTAACAAAATCCTTTTCGAGACCTGTCAAATCAAGGTATACAAACTCAGAATCAGTTTTTTGCATTTCTGAAAAAATGGCTCTGCTGACAACATCTCTCGGAGCGAGTTCTCCCAGCTTATGATAATTATGGCAGAATCTTTTGCCGTGTATATTTTTCAACACGCCGCCTTCCCCTCTCATGGATTCACTCAGAAGGAAAGCGGGAGTATTCTTCATGGTAAGTGCAGTTGGATGGAACTGATAAAATTCAAGATCCTTTTGGCATGCACCTGCTCTGAAAGAAATTGCAATACCATCGCCGGTTGCAACCGGCGGATTGGTTGTACGCTTGAACATTTGACCGGCACCTCCGGTGGTAAGGATAACAGCCTTGGCACTAAAAAATACTTTTTCCTGGCTGCTTTCTTCTATAACGAAAATGCCGCTTACTATTCCATTTTCCTGAATAATATCAACAGCAAATACATTTTCAAATCTTTTTATGGACTCTTTTTTAGAAACGGAATTTTTTAAAGATCTGACAATTTCGTGGCCTGTGGCGTCACCTTTTGCATGAATTATTCTGTTGACACTGTGGGCAGCTTCTCTGGTAAAATCCAGAGTACCTTCATGCATGTCAAAATTAGCCCCCTGAGCAATAAGCTCATTAATGTATCTGGGCCCCTCGTCCACAAGGGTGAAAACAGCATTTTTGTCACACAAGCCGTCGCCAGCTTTAATGGTATCCTCGTAATGCAGATATATATCGTCATCGTCAGACATTACCACTGCAACTCCGCCCTGGGCATACTCTGAACTGCTTTCGCCTATGGCTGCTTTGGTTATTATTGCAGTTTGACCGTAATCAGCCAGTTCTGCAGCAGCTCTTAATCCGGCTACTCCGCTTCCCAGAACGATAAAATCAAACGCGTATGTTTTCATTCAGAATCTTATCCCTGCTTTAACCCCGTATTGATTTACTTCACCTATGCTGGCCTCAAGGTTAATGACGAAAAGAGGTAAAGGTGAGAACTGCAAGCCCGCCAGTCCTCTGTATATAACCTCGTGTATATCCTCGAAGTTAACAAGGTCTGAATTTTCGCTACCGTTGATTCTTAAAGCACTCAAGCCTGCATAAGGTGTCAACATCATAAAACCTTTGCTTATAAGGATATCACCTGACTGAGTGGTTATGTCAAGCTCATCCACGCCCTCCAGTTTACTGAAGCTGCCTCTTATACTCAAAGCGGGTGTGGCTGCTGTTCCTTCCAGAAGAGCATATTTCAGCTCAACTCCCCAAAGCTTAATGTTGCTGTTTGGGACTGCGGTATACATGGCACCTATATCTATATTAAAAGGAAGCCCTTTTTGAACGTGCAGTCTGGGAACGGGGAGATAAGAACTGGGATCATTGTTATCAACAAGGGTTTCCCAATATTTTTTATTATCACTAATATCTGTGACCACTAATTCAGCACCGATATCGAAACCCGTTACACCAAGGGTTTCCGCCGGAGACATGGGATTGAAAGAAAGGGCAACACCAAGCTCTTTAGTGAAGCTTTCAAACTCCCCCTGAGTGAGTGTGGAGTCTGTAAATTCTATATCTTCTGCAAAAACAGAAGAAACCAGAAAAATAAATAACACAACAAAAACAGCTCTTTTCATCATTTCCTCCTTTTAAAATCCGGCATACCATATTCTATTAGAAACTGCTCTTTATGTCTATTAAAATAACCGATTTTGAGGTTTTTCATTTTCTTTTTTATCAGTTTAATCACATTTTTTAACCCTTTGATATCTTCGGTTTTCAGATTTTCAGAAAAAAATATCCGGTCAGGATCGCCTTTAAGGTTTCTTAACAGCAGTAGATTGATGTCAAAGGTTGACAGAAAATCCCTTAATGATTCCGTTTCACTTTCCCTGTCGGTTAAACCGGGCATTGTGTAGAGGGTCAGACTCTTGAATATATTTTGTTTATGCAGAGCCTGTAATGATTTGTAAACATTATCCGTATTGTTTTCTTTATTGAAAATTCTGTTGGTTTCGGTATTGGTAGAAATCATTTTAACATTAACGCAGTCCACACCGGCATCCGTAAACATTTTCAATGTTTCAATATTCTGCAGATATGAAGAAAATGTGATGCTGAGCTTCTCATTGTTCTTTCTTAGATATTTTATACCTTCTAACAACTGTGTAAAATCAATTTCTCCGTTGGACACATTAAAATCGTCATAGTCGATATTAAAAACAGGCTTATCGGCAACTTCCGAATAGTGTGACAGTATCTCGGTTAATTCCTTTGAATCTGCCTGCATGCTGTCTTTATCAACCGGAAGTCTTATTTCCTCGTTTTTTGTATGGTATAAATCAGAATTGCTGAGCAGGTATTTCACAAAAGCATTTTTCTTTTTGAAAGATTTTAAAAAGCCATGAAATTTATTGCCGGTGGCTTCGCTGTTTTTATCGGGGATTTTATCAACATTGATTATTGGGGAGACAAAAGTTTCATTCATCCAGCCGATCGGAGTATATTCCCTGTCTTCAAACATTATTTCCTTTCTTTTTTTATAAGCCGGCAAATACAGCCGCAAATAACCTTCAGGGGGCTCTATATAAACAGCATGGCCTGACTTGAAAACCTCCATCCCGGCCTTTTCAGGATTATAAGCCAAAGGCAGAGTATCTTCGAGAAAATTAAGTTTCGTTTTAGGAGGTACGGCTTCCATTTCAAGTTCGTAAGGGACAGTCTCAAGATTTTCACTCCTGACCGTCATTTTAAGAGTAGGGTGGTCGTAAATAACTCCCTTGTCATCGGCAAACAACAGTTTTGGTATATCATACATAAGTAAACCTTATTTTTTAATATTTGCTTAATTACGGCTGAACATTATCAGCAAACGGCTTGATAATCAAGAAAAGATAATTGCTTTTTATAGTGAGAGTGAGATAGAGAAATAGAAAAGTGGTGTATTGGTTGAGTAGTTGAGTGGTGCATTGGTTGAGTTGTTGAGTGGTGTATTTGATATTGGTAGATTGGGTATTCAACATTGAATCTTTGACATTGAATCGGCCCAAGGCGGACAAAGCTTTGAACCCCTACTACCTCTAATACCTCTTTTAAATCTGTTAGTTATTATTTATCAAAACATTAATAAGGATATTGTGTTTTTTCTTTTTTTTCAATATACAATGTATATATAAAATATTTTTACATAAGAGGTGGGTAATGACAGATATTATCGATGTTTTCGCCAGAGAAATTCTGGATTCCAGAGGGAACCCTACAATTGAAGTTGAAGTTGTCACAAGCGGAGGCAATATAGGGGTTGCAGCGGTACCGTCAGGGGCTTCAACCGGTGAATTTGAAGCTGTGGAGCTCAGAGACGGTGACAGTGAAAGGTTTAGCGGAAAAGGCGTATTAAAAGCCGTACAAAATGTAAATGAAATAATTTCCCCCGAGTTGGAGGGAATAGACGTCCTGGAACAAAAGCTGATCGATGAAATAATGATTGATCTGGACGGAACAGCCAATAAAAATAAATTAGGAGCCAATGCCATCCTTGGTGTTTCCCTCGCCTGTGCAAAAGCAGCTGCAGATGCACTGGCCATGCCTTTATACCGTTATATCGGCGGCACCTTTGCTCATACTATGCCCGCTCCCATGATGAACATTCTAAATGGAGGAGCACATGCCGACAACAATGTTGATATACAGGAATTCATGATAATGCCCTTGGGAGCTGAATCCTTTAAAGAATCTTTAAGAATGGGAACTGAGACATTTCATGCACTGAAGAAAGTTCTTTCATCCAAAGGATACAACACAGCAGTGGGTGACGAAGGAGGCTTTGCTCCAAATCTGAAGTCCAATGAAGAAGCTATAGATGTGATTTTGACAGCTGTTGAAAAGGCAGGATACAAACCCGGGGAAGATATATACATTGCCATAGACGCCGCTGCCAGTGAATTTTATAAAAACGGTAAGTACATACTGGCAGCAGAGAAAAATTCCGATAAAACTGCTGAAGAAATGGTTGATTACTATGAATACCTTGTCTCAAAATATCCGATAATTTCCATAGAAGACGGGCTTGATGAAGAAGACTGGGACGGCTGGAAGATTCTTACAGAAAAACTGGGCGATAAAGTCCAGCTGGTTGGTGATGATTTATTTGTTACAAACACCGAACGTCTCAAAAAAGGTATAAATGAAAATATTGCCAACTCAATCCTGATTAAGCTTAATCAAATAGGTACTTTAACGGAAACTATCGATGCAATAGAGACTGCAAAACGTGCAGGCTATACTTGCGTGATTTCACACAGATCCGGAGAAACGGAGGACACAACAATTGCCGATCTTTCTGTTGCTGTTAACGCAGGGCAAATCAAGACAGGCTCAGCAAGCAGAACGGACAGAATTGCCAAATATAATCAGCTTTTAAGAATTGAGGAGGAGCTTTTGGATCAGTCCGCATTTTATGGTCTGGACTCTTTTTATAATCTTAAAAAATAAATCTGGAAATTACTTCAGAATTGTTGCATATTTTTTTGATACAATGGATTTTTTGTAAAAACACCGCAAATTTTAAACAGGAGTATTTATGTATTTTGAAAATAAAATGGCCGACCTTTTGTGTGAATACAGTCTCAATCTGAAAAAAGGAGACACCGTTGAAATCAGGGGTGAAGTTGCATCAGAACCTCTGGTAAAAGCTTGCTATATAAAACTGCTGAAAATGGGATGTTATCCGATAGTGCGAATGAGCTTCGCTGAGCAGCTTTATTCATTTTACAAATATGCAGAAAAAGAACAGCTGGAATTTATACCGGATGCCCATATGACGGCAGCAAAAACGGTCAAAGCAATGATTAATATTGATTGTGAGATTAACACAAAGCAGCTTACAGGAGTGGATTCCGGTAAAATAGCCATAAACAGGAAAGCGCTATCAGTTTTAAAAGACATAATGTTTGACAGGGAAGGAAAAGGTGAATTCAGCTGGGTGATTGCCCCTTATCCCACTTCTTCCATGGCACAGGATGCCGAAATGTCTTTTGATGAGTACGCCGAATTTGTTTTCGGAGCATGTAAGCTCAATGAAAGCGACCCTGTAAAATCCTGGAGAGAAGTTAGCGAATATCAGGAAAAAATCGTAAAACTTCTCAGCGGCACAAAAGAGCTCAGGATAACAGGCAAAAACACAGACCTTACTTTGAATGTAGGCGGCAGGAAGTGGATAAACTGTAACGGCAGTCATAATATGCCTGATGGTGAGGTTTTTACAAGCCCGGTTGAAGACAGTGCCAATGGAGAAATGTTTTTTGATGTCCC
This region includes:
- the nadB gene encoding L-aspartate oxidase, which gives rise to MKTYAFDFIVLGSGVAGLRAAAELADYGQTAIITKAAIGESSSEYAQGGVAVVMSDDDDIYLHYEDTIKAGDGLCDKNAVFTLVDEGPRYINELIAQGANFDMHEGTLDFTREAAHSVNRIIHAKGDATGHEIVRSLKNSVSKKESIKRFENVFAVDIIQENGIVSGIFVIEESSQEKVFFSAKAVILTTGGAGQMFKRTTNPPVATGDGIAISFRAGACQKDLEFYQFHPTALTMKNTPAFLLSESMRGEGGVLKNIHGKRFCHNYHKLGELAPRDVVSRAIFSEMQKTDSEFVYLDLTGLEKDFVKNRFPKIYNTCLDFGLDITKEYIPVSPAAHYYMGGVETDLWGRTSIEGLYAAGETACTGVHGANRLASNSLLEGVVFGGRSAKAAIVDSKHKTLQKNNVDYKDEIDLSDKYEVYLQEIQETMWENVGVVRNFDGLAKAVSYFNEKLEMISDKKPANQKTGERINMFYVGKLMALAAASREGSRGAHFREDFPEKSKEDFHIIFKDGKFSPINR
- a CDS encoding aminopeptidase, which produces MYFENKMADLLCEYSLNLKKGDTVEIRGEVASEPLVKACYIKLLKMGCYPIVRMSFAEQLYSFYKYAEKEQLEFIPDAHMTAAKTVKAMINIDCEINTKQLTGVDSGKIAINRKALSVLKDIMFDREGKGEFSWVIAPYPTSSMAQDAEMSFDEYAEFVFGACKLNESDPVKSWREVSEYQEKIVKLLSGTKELRITGKNTDLTLNVGGRKWINCNGSHNMPDGEVFTSPVEDSANGEMFFDVPTSFMGVSAKNVHLTFKNGRVIKAEAEKGEDFLNKMLDTDEGARVAGEIAFGLNNAIKKATGNILFDEKIGRSMHLAVGSSYPEAGGKNKSGLHWDLIKDMREDAVVYADDKKIYENGKFLGIE
- the eno gene encoding phosphopyruvate hydratase, whose protein sequence is MTDIIDVFAREILDSRGNPTIEVEVVTSGGNIGVAAVPSGASTGEFEAVELRDGDSERFSGKGVLKAVQNVNEIISPELEGIDVLEQKLIDEIMIDLDGTANKNKLGANAILGVSLACAKAAADALAMPLYRYIGGTFAHTMPAPMMNILNGGAHADNNVDIQEFMIMPLGAESFKESLRMGTETFHALKKVLSSKGYNTAVGDEGGFAPNLKSNEEAIDVILTAVEKAGYKPGEDIYIAIDAAASEFYKNGKYILAAEKNSDKTAEEMVDYYEYLVSKYPIISIEDGLDEEDWDGWKILTEKLGDKVQLVGDDLFVTNTERLKKGINENIANSILIKLNQIGTLTETIDAIETAKRAGYTCVISHRSGETEDTTIADLSVAVNAGQIKTGSASRTDRIAKYNQLLRIEEELLDQSAFYGLDSFYNLKK
- a CDS encoding radical SAM protein: MYDIPKLLFADDKGVIYDHPTLKMTVRSENLETVPYELEMEAVPPKTKLNFLEDTLPLAYNPEKAGMEVFKSGHAVYIEPPEGYLRLYLPAYKKRKEIMFEDREYTPIGWMNETFVSPIINVDKIPDKNSEATGNKFHGFLKSFKKKNAFVKYLLSNSDLYHTKNEEIRLPVDKDSMQADSKELTEILSHYSEVADKPVFNIDYDDFNVSNGEIDFTQLLEGIKYLRKNNEKLSITFSSYLQNIETLKMFTDAGVDCVNVKMISTNTETNRIFNKENNTDNVYKSLQALHKQNIFKSLTLYTMPGLTDRESETESLRDFLSTFDINLLLLRNLKGDPDRIFFSENLKTEDIKGLKNVIKLIKKKMKNLKIGYFNRHKEQFLIEYGMPDFKRRK
- a CDS encoding tRNA (5-methylaminomethyl-2-thiouridine)(34)-methyltransferase MnmD; amino-acid sequence: MANLVPLTDDKKPFVTADGSFSYYNLTYNEAYHAKSIGAYTESLHKFVFASGILEKLRYREVWLLDICFGLGYNLAVLINEYLKKQGLHKLNILSVEKDPSVLSLLENNYLFWPVHSYSILRKLLEGGPVKNIDLNIIIDDATAVFEYLTFPFDVIFFDPFSKNKNPEMWNINIFKKLYNLLKDDGCIVTYACSASVRKKFYKAGFLSYDTRNLPTGFQKGTLMKKFVYL